From a single Podarcis raffonei isolate rPodRaf1 chromosome 10, rPodRaf1.pri, whole genome shotgun sequence genomic region:
- the PHETA2 gene encoding sesquipedalian-2 isoform X2, whose product MKRLEIPRWNKSWVPSGLRRDCSTWKKADPSKSRLWGTLMAMKLNERCVAHYATCNSPADHMGFLCKRVERRHHHHHTSSYHRCWFILKGNLLFYFEEQQSREPLGLIVLEGCTVELCEAAEEFAFAIRFDGSGGKAYVLVADCQAAMEVWVKALSRASFDYMRLVVKELEKQLEEARKSLVTCHKSPKRPSSGWKRHLSSSTAVSLQEHPVISENGYSTWANGCTVAGAVLDHDVGYLKPPPLPPRRRPACSSTGGMLAPGLGSAAQESPVSPETACFSKLHDWYGQEIAEARMEWLQSQNVL is encoded by the exons ATGAAGAGGTTAGAGATCCCGCGTTGGAACAAG AGCTGGGTACCTAGTGGCCTAAGACGAGATTGCAGCACATGGAAGAAGGCAGATCCATCAAAATCCAGGCTTTGG GGGACCCTTAtggcaatgaagctgaatgagcGCTGCGTGGCACATTATGCCACTTGCAACTCTCCGGCAGACCACATGGGCTTTCTGTGCAAGCGTGTGGagcgccgccaccaccaccatcacaccAGTTCCTACCACCGCTGCTGGTTCATCCTGAAAGGCAACTTGCTTTTCTACTTCGAGGAGCAGCAGAGCCGTGAACCCTTAGGTCTCATTGTGCTGGAGGGCTGCACGGTGGAGCTGTGCGAGGCCGCTGAGGAGTTTGCCTTTGCTATCCGCTTCGATGGCAGCGGTGGCAAGGCCTATGTGTTGGTTGCTGATTGCCAGGCTGCGATGGAGGTTTGGGTGAAGGCCCTTTCCAGAGCCAGCTTTGATTACATGAGGCTCGTGGTTAAAGAACTAGAGAAGCAGCTGGAGGAAGCGCGGAAGAGCTTAGTCACCTGTCACAAATCTCCAAAGAGGCCTTCCTCTGGCTGGAAGCGACATCTTTCCAGTTCCACAGCAGTATCCCTCCAGGAGCACCCTGTCATCTCAGAAAATGGGTACTCCACATGGGCCAACGGTTGCACTGTTGCAGGAGCTGTTTTGGACCATGATGTGGGGTATCTGAAACCCCCGCCTTTACCCCCTCGCCGAAGACCAGCTTGCAGCAGTACAGGTGGAATGCTTGCTCCAGGCCTTGGTTCTGCTGCGCAGGAAAGCCCGGTGTCTCCAGAGACAGCCTGTTTCTCAAAGTTGCACGATTGGTACGGTCAGGAGATAGCAGAGGCAAGGATGGAATGGCTGCAAAGCCAGAATGTATTGTGA
- the PHETA2 gene encoding sesquipedalian-2 isoform X3 — protein MAMKLNERCVAHYATCNSPADHMGFLCKRVERRHHHHHTSSYHRCWFILKGNLLFYFEEQQSREPLGLIVLEGCTVELCEAAEEFAFAIRFDGSGGKAYVLVADCQAAMEVWVKALSRASFDYMRLVVKELEKQLEEARKSLVTCHKSPKRPSSGWKRHLSSSTAVSLQEHPVISENGYSTWANGCTVAGAVLDHDVGYLKPPPLPPRRRPACSSTGGMLAPGLGSAAQESPVSPETACFSKLHDWYGQEIAEARMEWLQSQNVL, from the coding sequence AtggcaatgaagctgaatgagcGCTGCGTGGCACATTATGCCACTTGCAACTCTCCGGCAGACCACATGGGCTTTCTGTGCAAGCGTGTGGagcgccgccaccaccaccatcacaccAGTTCCTACCACCGCTGCTGGTTCATCCTGAAAGGCAACTTGCTTTTCTACTTCGAGGAGCAGCAGAGCCGTGAACCCTTAGGTCTCATTGTGCTGGAGGGCTGCACGGTGGAGCTGTGCGAGGCCGCTGAGGAGTTTGCCTTTGCTATCCGCTTCGATGGCAGCGGTGGCAAGGCCTATGTGTTGGTTGCTGATTGCCAGGCTGCGATGGAGGTTTGGGTGAAGGCCCTTTCCAGAGCCAGCTTTGATTACATGAGGCTCGTGGTTAAAGAACTAGAGAAGCAGCTGGAGGAAGCGCGGAAGAGCTTAGTCACCTGTCACAAATCTCCAAAGAGGCCTTCCTCTGGCTGGAAGCGACATCTTTCCAGTTCCACAGCAGTATCCCTCCAGGAGCACCCTGTCATCTCAGAAAATGGGTACTCCACATGGGCCAACGGTTGCACTGTTGCAGGAGCTGTTTTGGACCATGATGTGGGGTATCTGAAACCCCCGCCTTTACCCCCTCGCCGAAGACCAGCTTGCAGCAGTACAGGTGGAATGCTTGCTCCAGGCCTTGGTTCTGCTGCGCAGGAAAGCCCGGTGTCTCCAGAGACAGCCTGTTTCTCAAAGTTGCACGATTGGTACGGTCAGGAGATAGCAGAGGCAAGGATGGAATGGCTGCAAAGCCAGAATGTATTGTGA
- the SMDT1 gene encoding essential MCU regulator, mitochondrial, whose amino-acid sequence MAGRLWAAAGCWARPVGSQRGPSVTAAPSRNVTVTRTGAILPKPVKMPFGLLRVFAIVIPFLYVGTQISKNFAALLEEHDIFVPEDDDDDD is encoded by the exons ATGGCTGGGCGCCTGTGGGCAGCGGCAGGGTGCTGGGCGAGGCCCGTCgggagccagaggggcccctcgGTGACCGCTGCCCCCTCGCGAAATGTCACCGTCACCCGGACTGGCGCCATCTTGCCCAAGCCCGTCAAA ATGCCCTTTGGTCTCCTTCGTGTGTTTGCCATTGTAATTCCCTTCCTCTATGTTGGGACACAAATCAGCAAAAACTTTGCAGCCTTGCTAGAGGAACATGATATTTTTGTACCAGAAGATGACGACGACGATGATTAA
- the PHETA2 gene encoding sesquipedalian-2 isoform X1, with protein sequence MKRLEIPRWNKQSWVPSGLRRDCSTWKKADPSKSRLWGTLMAMKLNERCVAHYATCNSPADHMGFLCKRVERRHHHHHTSSYHRCWFILKGNLLFYFEEQQSREPLGLIVLEGCTVELCEAAEEFAFAIRFDGSGGKAYVLVADCQAAMEVWVKALSRASFDYMRLVVKELEKQLEEARKSLVTCHKSPKRPSSGWKRHLSSSTAVSLQEHPVISENGYSTWANGCTVAGAVLDHDVGYLKPPPLPPRRRPACSSTGGMLAPGLGSAAQESPVSPETACFSKLHDWYGQEIAEARMEWLQSQNVL encoded by the exons ATGAAGAGGTTAGAGATCCCGCGTTGGAACAAG CAGAGCTGGGTACCTAGTGGCCTAAGACGAGATTGCAGCACATGGAAGAAGGCAGATCCATCAAAATCCAGGCTTTGG GGGACCCTTAtggcaatgaagctgaatgagcGCTGCGTGGCACATTATGCCACTTGCAACTCTCCGGCAGACCACATGGGCTTTCTGTGCAAGCGTGTGGagcgccgccaccaccaccatcacaccAGTTCCTACCACCGCTGCTGGTTCATCCTGAAAGGCAACTTGCTTTTCTACTTCGAGGAGCAGCAGAGCCGTGAACCCTTAGGTCTCATTGTGCTGGAGGGCTGCACGGTGGAGCTGTGCGAGGCCGCTGAGGAGTTTGCCTTTGCTATCCGCTTCGATGGCAGCGGTGGCAAGGCCTATGTGTTGGTTGCTGATTGCCAGGCTGCGATGGAGGTTTGGGTGAAGGCCCTTTCCAGAGCCAGCTTTGATTACATGAGGCTCGTGGTTAAAGAACTAGAGAAGCAGCTGGAGGAAGCGCGGAAGAGCTTAGTCACCTGTCACAAATCTCCAAAGAGGCCTTCCTCTGGCTGGAAGCGACATCTTTCCAGTTCCACAGCAGTATCCCTCCAGGAGCACCCTGTCATCTCAGAAAATGGGTACTCCACATGGGCCAACGGTTGCACTGTTGCAGGAGCTGTTTTGGACCATGATGTGGGGTATCTGAAACCCCCGCCTTTACCCCCTCGCCGAAGACCAGCTTGCAGCAGTACAGGTGGAATGCTTGCTCCAGGCCTTGGTTCTGCTGCGCAGGAAAGCCCGGTGTCTCCAGAGACAGCCTGTTTCTCAAAGTTGCACGATTGGTACGGTCAGGAGATAGCAGAGGCAAGGATGGAATGGCTGCAAAGCCAGAATGTATTGTGA